A single genomic interval of Trichocoleus desertorum ATA4-8-CV12 harbors:
- a CDS encoding amino acid adenylation domain-containing protein → MQMENIEDIYELSPTQQGLLFHTLHAPESGVYFEQFCWQLNGPLHQSAFQQAWQRLCDRHSILRTAFCWEALEQPYQVVYRQVELPWEEQDWRQVSAADQEEKLRAFLKEDRDRGFVLPQAPLMRCTLIQTAETSHYFVWSHHHLLLDGWSTALLFKEILADYQALSQQQFLRLEPPRPYRDYILWLQQQNPLSAEPFWRQYLQGFTAPTAVNLEQPQNTNPKGDRGEQQIYLSVATTQALKTFAQQQRLTLNTLVQAAWALALSCYSGESDVVFGTVVAGRPPTLPGVESMVGLFINTLPLRVQMPAEAKLIPWLQQLQAQQMERQEYEYSSLVQIQRWSEIPATLPLFNSILVFENYPIDTTVRSPATDLTIERISTFEQTNYPLTITAIPGEELLLQVTYNAQQFTDAAIARLLGHLQTVLEHFIHQPQTRLKDLSLLTLAEQNQLLIEWNNLEPPADDYTLGDVGSCPPQYIALAGIPERGARGAKVAVENPAEVSSTLCLHHLFTDQVERTPDAIALVHEDQQLTYRELNQKANQLAHYLQSLGVGPEVLVGVCLPRSPHLIISLLAILKAGGAYVPLDPNYPEERLLFMLSDAQVAVLITQEQMEGQRIPTVPTCHRVALDTDWEHINQLPDKNPESAVTAENLAYVIYTSGSTGVPKGVAIQHSSPVVFVEWAKTVFTEAELAGVLAATSICFDLSVFEIFVPLSWGGRVILAENALHLPTIPAASQVTLVNTVPSAIAALLPGPLPVSVRTVNLAGEPLQPALVQQLYQQPTIERVFNLYGPSEDTTYSTVALMQRGDWSTPSIGRAIARTQVYLLDAYLRPVPIGVPGELYLGGAGLARGYLNRPELTQEKFIPNPFRDTEASLPNPSMLGGIKAGISDRLYQTGDLARYRSDGNIEFLGRIDHQVKIRGFRIELGEIESLLSQHPTVQEVIVVARTDQPDQARLVAYIVPHSKEGDSDRTPTSLQQVWRDYLGQRLPAYMIPAAFVILDALPLTPNGKIDRKALPSPDFNILESTAIAPPTTPTEIELAQIWSELLNVASIGIHDNFFELGGHSLLTTQLLSRMQTSFAVDLSLRQLFASPTIADLATLVDRQLHPDQAEPCSSDSSPDLMADTVLPADIQPSSPFQPIAPKHLLLTGATGFLGAFLLAELLRQTEATLYCLVRAEDESAAQQRLQRSLQTYKIWQEEWRDRIVAIPGDLAQPDLGLSAVQWQFLAETLDAIYHNGAWVHHALPYASLRDANVVGTETVLRLACQHHTKPVHLISTSSVFAPTEKGGVQTIWEQDIPSLETLPHNGYVQTKWVAERQVMNARDRGLPVAIYRPGRISGDSQTGVFNANDFLYQLIIGCVQLGSAPEGEMPIDFIPVDYVSQAIVHLSLQPTALGQAFHLVTPHPLSAEQLIHKIRSLGYPLQRLPYSEWRSQLLEIAQHQPDHPLYPLIPMFPPAKEAASSTATLEFDCRNTLAGLAGTSIHCPSISDSLLDTYFAYLIQNGHLTPPVPAPAHANSSR, encoded by the coding sequence ATGCAGATGGAAAATATCGAAGACATTTACGAACTTTCGCCCACTCAGCAGGGATTGCTCTTTCACACGCTCCATGCGCCTGAATCGGGGGTTTATTTTGAGCAGTTTTGCTGGCAGTTAAATGGGCCGCTCCATCAATCTGCGTTCCAACAGGCTTGGCAGCGATTGTGCGATCGCCACTCGATTCTCCGCACTGCCTTTTGCTGGGAAGCCTTGGAGCAACCCTATCAGGTGGTGTATCGACAGGTGGAGCTACCTTGGGAAGAGCAAGATTGGCGACAGGTCTCTGCTGCTGATCAGGAGGAGAAACTGCGGGCTTTCTTGAAAGAGGATCGCGATCGCGGTTTTGTTTTGCCCCAAGCGCCCCTGATGCGCTGCACACTAATTCAAACTGCGGAAACATCTCATTACTTTGTCTGGAGCCACCATCACCTTTTATTGGATGGCTGGTCTACGGCGCTGTTGTTTAAAGAGATTCTGGCGGATTATCAGGCTTTATCGCAGCAACAATTCCTTAGATTAGAACCACCTCGTCCTTATCGCGATTACATTCTCTGGCTCCAGCAGCAAAATCCTTTAAGTGCTGAACCCTTCTGGCGGCAATATCTTCAGGGCTTCACAGCACCCACAGCGGTTAATTTAGAGCAACCACAAAACACCAACCCAAAAGGCGATCGCGGTGAGCAGCAAATTTACCTTTCAGTTGCTACCACCCAAGCTCTCAAAACCTTTGCCCAACAGCAACGATTGACGCTTAATACATTGGTGCAAGCAGCCTGGGCTTTGGCGCTCAGTTGCTATAGTGGGGAATCGGATGTGGTCTTCGGGACTGTGGTTGCAGGTCGTCCGCCCACCTTGCCCGGGGTGGAATCAATGGTGGGGCTATTTATCAACACACTACCTTTGCGGGTGCAAATGCCAGCAGAGGCAAAGCTAATTCCCTGGCTACAACAGCTTCAAGCTCAACAGATGGAACGGCAGGAGTATGAATATAGCTCCCTAGTGCAGATTCAGCGCTGGAGCGAAATCCCTGCGACGTTACCTTTGTTCAATAGCATCTTGGTATTCGAGAACTATCCGATCGATACCACGGTGCGATCGCCTGCCACAGATCTCACGATCGAGCGGATCAGCACCTTCGAGCAGACCAACTATCCCCTGACGATCACCGCGATTCCGGGTGAGGAACTGCTGCTCCAGGTTACTTACAATGCCCAGCAGTTCACGGATGCCGCGATCGCCCGTCTTCTCGGCCATCTGCAAACAGTTCTGGAACATTTTATTCATCAGCCTCAAACTCGCCTGAAAGATCTCTCTCTCCTTACCCTCGCTGAACAAAACCAGCTTCTAATCGAGTGGAATAATTTAGAGCCGCCCGCAGATGATTACACCTTGGGAGACGTTGGCTCTTGTCCCCCCCAGTATATAGCCCTGGCGGGCATACCAGAAAGGGGGGCTAGGGGGGCAAAAGTTGCTGTAGAAAACCCAGCAGAAGTAAGCTCAACCCTTTGCCTGCATCATCTCTTTACAGATCAGGTAGAACGGACTCCTGACGCGATCGCTCTGGTTCATGAAGATCAGCAGCTTACTTATCGTGAGCTGAATCAAAAAGCGAACCAACTGGCTCACTATCTGCAATCTCTTGGTGTTGGCCCGGAAGTTCTGGTGGGGGTTTGCCTGCCGCGATCGCCCCATCTGATCATCAGTCTCCTGGCGATCCTCAAAGCTGGGGGTGCGTATGTGCCGCTTGACCCCAATTATCCAGAAGAACGCCTTTTGTTCATGCTGTCAGATGCTCAGGTGGCGGTATTAATTACCCAGGAACAGATGGAGGGTCAGCGCATCCCCACAGTGCCGACCTGCCACCGGGTTGCCCTAGACACCGACTGGGAGCATATCAACCAACTACCCGATAAGAACCCTGAAAGTGCCGTCACAGCCGAGAACTTAGCTTATGTGATTTACACCTCTGGCTCTACAGGCGTGCCCAAAGGGGTGGCAATTCAGCATTCTAGCCCTGTCGTGTTCGTAGAATGGGCAAAAACCGTCTTCACCGAAGCAGAGTTAGCCGGAGTTCTGGCTGCGACTTCCATTTGCTTTGATTTGTCAGTTTTTGAGATCTTTGTACCTCTCAGCTGGGGCGGTCGGGTGATTTTGGCAGAGAATGCCTTGCACCTACCCACCATCCCTGCGGCCTCTCAAGTGACGCTGGTCAATACCGTGCCCTCCGCGATCGCCGCACTCTTACCTGGCCCGCTTCCAGTTTCCGTTCGCACCGTCAACCTCGCTGGTGAACCACTGCAACCCGCCTTAGTGCAGCAGCTCTACCAGCAACCCACGATCGAGCGAGTCTTTAACCTGTATGGCCCATCGGAAGACACTACCTATTCCACCGTGGCACTGATGCAGCGTGGGGATTGGAGCACTCCCTCCATTGGACGAGCGATCGCCCGGACTCAGGTTTATCTCCTAGACGCTTATCTCCGTCCCGTTCCCATCGGTGTCCCCGGCGAACTGTACCTGGGTGGTGCGGGGCTGGCACGGGGCTATTTGAATCGTCCTGAGTTAACCCAGGAAAAATTTATCCCTAATCCGTTTCGAGATACTGAGGCCAGCCTCCCTAACCCCTCAATGCTAGGGGGAATTAAAGCAGGGATATCTGATCGCCTCTACCAAACCGGAGATCTCGCTCGTTACCGTTCTGATGGCAATATTGAATTCCTGGGACGGATTGATCATCAGGTCAAAATTCGCGGCTTTCGGATTGAATTGGGTGAAATTGAGTCACTCCTCAGCCAACACCCAACAGTGCAAGAGGTGATTGTGGTGGCGCGAACCGATCAACCCGATCAAGCGCGTCTCGTGGCTTACATTGTGCCTCATTCTAAGGAGGGAGATAGCGATCGCACACCAACATCCCTCCAGCAAGTCTGGCGCGATTACCTGGGGCAGCGGCTACCCGCTTACATGATTCCGGCGGCATTTGTGATTTTGGATGCCTTGCCGCTCACACCCAACGGCAAGATCGATCGCAAAGCGCTCCCCTCACCTGACTTCAATATCCTCGAATCAACAGCGATCGCCCCACCCACAACCCCAACCGAAATTGAGTTGGCGCAGATCTGGAGCGAACTGCTCAATGTAGCTTCAATCGGCATTCACGACAATTTCTTTGAGCTAGGAGGTCACTCGCTCCTCACAACGCAACTGCTTTCCCGCATGCAAACTAGCTTTGCCGTTGATCTATCGCTTCGGCAGTTGTTTGCCTCCCCGACGATCGCCGACTTAGCGACCTTAGTTGATCGGCAACTACATCCCGATCAAGCTGAGCCATGCTCTAGCGATTCGTCTCCTGATCTGATGGCGGATACGGTACTGCCTGCGGATATTCAACCCAGCTCTCCCTTTCAACCTATTGCTCCTAAGCATTTGCTACTAACCGGAGCGACCGGATTTCTGGGTGCCTTCCTTCTGGCCGAATTGTTACGGCAAACTGAGGCAACTCTCTATTGCTTGGTGCGGGCAGAGGATGAATCAGCTGCTCAGCAAAGATTACAGCGATCGCTGCAAACCTACAAAATCTGGCAAGAGGAATGGCGCGATCGCATTGTGGCGATTCCTGGGGACTTAGCGCAACCTGATTTAGGGCTGTCTGCTGTTCAGTGGCAATTCCTGGCTGAAACACTGGATGCCATTTATCACAATGGAGCCTGGGTGCATCATGCCCTACCCTATGCCAGCCTCAGAGATGCCAATGTTGTGGGGACAGAAACAGTGCTGCGCTTGGCCTGTCAGCATCACACCAAACCTGTCCACCTAATTTCTACCAGTAGTGTCTTTGCACCTACCGAGAAGGGTGGAGTACAGACAATTTGGGAGCAAGATATCCCTAGTCTGGAAACATTGCCACATAATGGTTATGTACAAACCAAGTGGGTGGCAGAACGGCAGGTGATGAATGCTCGCGATCGCGGTTTACCAGTGGCCATCTATCGTCCCGGACGTATCTCTGGAGATAGTCAAACCGGAGTCTTCAACGCCAACGACTTTCTCTATCAATTAATCATTGGTTGTGTCCAGCTTGGTAGTGCACCCGAAGGAGAGATGCCCATTGACTTTATCCCTGTAGATTATGTCAGTCAAGCGATCGTGCATCTATCACTGCAACCGACAGCCCTAGGGCAAGCCTTTCATTTAGTGACTCCCCATCCCTTATCTGCCGAGCAGTTGATCCACAAAATTCGATCTCTCGGCTATCCCTTGCAACGATTACCTTACAGCGAGTGGCGATCGCAACTGCTAGAGATTGCCCAACACCAGCCAGATCATCCACTCTATCCGCTGATTCCCATGTTCCCCCCTGCCAAGGAAGCTGCCTCTAGTACAGCCACGCTGGAGTTTGACTGCCGCAACACCTTAGCAGGATTAGCAGGCACTTCGATTCACTGCCCGTCTATTTCCGACTCGCTCCTCGACACCTACTTTGCCTACTTGATTCAAAACGGCCACTTAACTCCACCCGTACCCGCACCAGCCCATGCAAACTCCTCTCGCTAA
- a CDS encoding amino acid adenylation domain-containing protein: MQQLTQPSANLKGYELSPQQKHLWMVQQITEENAVQPYRVQAAISITGAIAPAIFQAALQDVIDRHEILRTTFQSVSGLDLPLQVIQEAPTEAIAILDWSHLAESEQAVELENLCRARSLPLEQSLQWSLIRQSSEQHCLMLSLSALCGDMLTIKNLVQEIAQQYALCLQASPSLEVEEPLQYADLATWQNELLQENNATPNYWRKVDDAGLETLSLPVQPTARQAALQPEKLAWTVPSALVDQMGSDAIADTLLTAWQVLLWRLTGQETLLLGVSLDGRNYEELEPAIGLLSRTLPLSSKLQTNLTFQQALQQVQASRQEMALHQDAFAWAQGLPIQGAGLETRILPLAFEFVEQSESWTKAGIRYAIAQLESCTDYFWIKLRGIQQADSLTVELQYNAAQFTATDMQRLFEELQTLLTHALEAPDTAIAQLEILSAAEREQLLVTFNQTQAELPPYQCLHPWFEAQVCRTPDQIAVIFGDRHLTYSQLNAQANQLAHYLRSQGVGPDILVGICVERSLEMVIALLGILKAGGAYVPIDPGYPRDRIAFILSDTQTPLLLTQSHLLSRLPDTQTPIFCLDHNWQTVATSPTDNLDPITDPDHLAYVIYTSGSTGQPKGTLIHHRGLTNYLNWAIQAYEVAAGEGSLVHSSLAFDLTVTSLWSPLLVGRSVELLPDDPSLETLRDALARRKNLSLVKITPAHLSVLSQQLTPEQVRGCTRRFIIGGENLTSESLSFWRKAAPDTLLVNEYGPTETVVGCCVYTIATDDPEVGSVPIGRPIANTQLYVLDEYLQPVAIGVVGELFIGGAGLARGYLNRPELTNERFVTNPFSKSPRIGGFRGLAKSSEPSPPFWYARQGYMLGGMKAEESARLYKTGDLARYRPDGTLEYLGRTDHQVKLKGFRIELGEIETVLRQHPDVQDAIALVHTNSSGQQRLVAYVVPESSKTLDSEILRSHLQARLPEYMVPAICISIAAFPLTANGKVDRRALPDPEAQTQNRQAQFVAPTTPAEAQLAEIWAQLLRLEQVGIHENFFELGGDSILSIQMTARANQAGLKITPKQVFEHQTIAKLAAIAVPATAITAEQGSVTGTLPLTPIQHWFFAQNMAESHHWNQSLLLEVQQPLTPETLQQIVTHLMQHHDVLRSQFIQAENGWTATHADQEILAPVTVVDLSGESETVQSEKITAIASELQAQLKLEQAPLMRAALFQLGANQPSRLLIVVHHLLIDGVSWRILLEDFQTAYAQLQRQQPIQLPAKTTSFQQWGEALQTYARSQTLQQEQAFWLNQAQQAQQDDLSLPVDDPSGENTVGRSQTVTVTLTPDETQTLLRDLPTKHQVQIQEVLLTALTQTLTNWTGQSALWLDLEGHGREELFEELSLSRTVGWFTAIFPRLLHYKSQNALSLLKSIQTQLRQVPNNGIGYGILRYLSQASELQAVSPPQVCFNYLGQTDATFNTASLFRPAQESSGASRSPQGERSHLLEINSIIADGQLRVHWTFSNAIHQPKTIESLTQQFQANLRSLLSLEPQTQPTPSFSAANLSASDLQKLIAQLQSGKKR; this comes from the coding sequence ATGCAACAGCTAACTCAACCCTCAGCCAACCTGAAAGGTTACGAACTTTCCCCGCAGCAAAAGCACCTGTGGATGGTGCAGCAGATCACTGAAGAAAATGCCGTCCAACCTTATCGAGTCCAAGCAGCAATCTCCATTACAGGCGCGATCGCTCCAGCGATTTTCCAAGCTGCTCTACAGGATGTGATCGATCGCCATGAGATCCTGCGAACCACCTTTCAATCAGTTTCTGGTTTGGATCTGCCGCTCCAAGTGATTCAAGAGGCTCCCACTGAGGCGATCGCGATTCTCGATTGGAGCCATCTTGCAGAATCTGAGCAAGCCGTGGAACTGGAGAATTTGTGTCGAGCGCGATCGCTGCCGCTAGAGCAGAGTTTGCAGTGGAGTTTGATTCGTCAGTCGTCTGAGCAACATTGCCTGATGCTGAGCTTGTCTGCCTTGTGTGGCGATATGCTCACGATCAAGAATTTGGTGCAGGAAATTGCCCAACAGTATGCTCTGTGTCTGCAAGCGTCTCCCTCATTAGAAGTAGAGGAACCGTTACAGTATGCGGATTTAGCCACCTGGCAAAATGAACTGCTGCAAGAAAACAACGCCACACCGAACTATTGGCGAAAAGTCGATGATGCGGGACTAGAAACGCTCTCGCTGCCCGTTCAACCCACGGCCCGACAGGCTGCACTCCAGCCCGAAAAGCTCGCCTGGACAGTTCCATCTGCCTTGGTTGACCAAATGGGCAGTGACGCGATCGCGGATACTCTACTCACTGCATGGCAAGTTTTACTGTGGCGACTGACGGGGCAAGAAACGCTGTTGCTGGGTGTAAGCCTGGATGGTCGCAACTATGAAGAGCTGGAGCCTGCGATCGGTCTATTGTCTCGCACCTTGCCACTATCCTCTAAGTTACAGACCAATCTCACCTTTCAACAAGCGCTACAGCAGGTGCAGGCTTCTCGGCAGGAGATGGCACTGCATCAAGACGCTTTTGCCTGGGCGCAGGGATTACCGATTCAGGGTGCAGGCTTAGAAACGCGCATCTTACCGTTGGCATTTGAGTTTGTCGAGCAGTCTGAATCTTGGACAAAGGCTGGCATTCGTTACGCGATCGCCCAACTCGAAAGCTGCACAGATTATTTTTGGATCAAGCTGCGAGGCATTCAACAAGCAGATAGCCTTACGGTGGAACTGCAATACAACGCCGCTCAGTTCACGGCAACAGACATGCAGCGGTTGTTTGAAGAGTTGCAAACCCTGCTGACTCATGCACTTGAAGCTCCCGATACAGCGATCGCTCAACTAGAGATTTTGAGTGCCGCCGAACGCGAACAACTGCTGGTCACATTTAACCAAACACAGGCCGAGTTGCCTCCATATCAGTGTTTACATCCGTGGTTTGAAGCACAGGTTTGTCGCACGCCTGACCAGATTGCTGTAATCTTTGGCGATCGCCACCTTACCTATAGCCAACTCAATGCTCAGGCCAATCAACTGGCGCATTATCTGCGATCGCAGGGTGTCGGCCCCGATATATTAGTGGGAATATGTGTGGAGCGTTCCCTGGAGATGGTAATTGCCCTCCTGGGGATTCTGAAAGCGGGTGGAGCCTATGTGCCGATCGATCCGGGATATCCGCGCGATCGGATTGCCTTCATCTTGTCAGACACGCAAACACCTCTGCTGCTCACGCAGTCGCATTTGTTGTCTCGCTTGCCAGATACCCAAACTCCCATCTTTTGCCTCGATCACAATTGGCAAACCGTTGCTACATCCCCCACCGATAACCTCGACCCCATCACCGATCCTGACCATTTAGCCTATGTGATTTACACCTCTGGCTCGACCGGGCAACCCAAGGGGACGCTGATTCACCATCGGGGGTTGACCAACTATCTCAACTGGGCAATTCAGGCTTACGAAGTCGCAGCAGGCGAAGGCAGCCTGGTTCATTCCTCTCTGGCGTTTGACTTGACCGTGACTAGCTTGTGGTCTCCCTTGCTGGTAGGGCGGAGTGTCGAGCTACTACCCGATGATCCGAGCCTGGAAACGTTGCGGGACGCTTTAGCGCGGCGAAAAAACCTCAGCTTGGTCAAGATTACCCCCGCTCACCTCAGCGTGTTGAGCCAGCAATTGACTCCTGAGCAAGTCAGAGGATGCACCCGGCGGTTCATCATTGGGGGCGAGAATCTCACGTCGGAGTCACTCAGTTTTTGGCGCAAGGCAGCTCCCGATACCTTACTAGTGAATGAGTATGGCCCCACTGAAACCGTCGTGGGTTGCTGCGTTTACACCATTGCCACAGATGATCCAGAAGTAGGATCAGTGCCGATTGGTCGCCCCATTGCCAATACGCAGCTTTATGTCCTAGATGAATACCTGCAACCCGTTGCGATCGGTGTGGTTGGGGAACTGTTCATTGGTGGTGCGGGACTGGCGCGAGGATATTTGAATCGTCCTGAATTAACGAACGAAAGATTTGTCACGAATCCATTCTCAAAGTCCCCCAGAATTGGGGGATTTAGGGGGCTTGCAAAGAGTTCCGAACCTAGCCCCCCTTTCTGGTATGCCCGCCAGGGCTATATGTTGGGGGGAATGAAAGCAGAGGAATCGGCTCGTCTCTACAAAACTGGAGATCTCGCTCGCTATCGTCCTGATGGAACACTGGAATACTTGGGGCGGACGGATCACCAAGTCAAGCTCAAAGGCTTCCGGATTGAGCTGGGTGAGATCGAGACTGTGTTGCGGCAGCATCCCGATGTACAAGATGCGATCGCCCTAGTTCACACCAATTCATCGGGTCAGCAACGCCTAGTCGCCTATGTGGTTCCGGAATCTTCTAAAACATTAGATTCTGAGATCCTGCGATCGCATCTCCAAGCGCGGTTGCCAGAGTATATGGTGCCTGCGATTTGTATATCCATTGCGGCCTTCCCTCTCACCGCGAATGGCAAAGTCGATCGCCGCGCCTTACCCGATCCCGAAGCTCAAACGCAAAATCGTCAGGCGCAGTTCGTTGCACCGACAACCCCTGCTGAAGCTCAGTTAGCCGAGATTTGGGCACAATTGCTGCGCTTAGAGCAAGTCGGCATCCATGAGAACTTCTTTGAATTGGGCGGCGATTCTATCCTCAGCATTCAGATGACAGCTAGGGCGAATCAAGCGGGGCTAAAAATTACGCCGAAGCAGGTCTTTGAGCATCAAACGATCGCCAAACTTGCCGCGATCGCCGTTCCCGCCACTGCTATTACAGCCGAGCAGGGGAGCGTGACAGGTACATTACCGCTGACTCCGATTCAGCACTGGTTCTTTGCCCAAAACATGGCCGAGTCACACCACTGGAATCAATCGCTGCTGTTGGAAGTTCAGCAACCTCTGACACCAGAAACTCTCCAGCAGATCGTGACGCATTTGATGCAGCATCATGATGTCTTGCGATCGCAATTTATCCAAGCTGAAAACGGTTGGACAGCCACCCATGCCGATCAAGAGATTCTCGCACCTGTAACCGTGGTGGATCTATCGGGTGAATCGGAGACGGTGCAGTCAGAAAAGATCACCGCGATCGCCTCCGAACTGCAAGCTCAACTGAAGTTAGAGCAAGCTCCCTTAATGCGGGCAGCACTATTCCAATTAGGCGCGAATCAGCCCAGTCGCTTGCTGATCGTCGTGCATCACTTGCTGATTGATGGGGTTTCCTGGCGGATTTTGCTAGAAGACTTCCAGACGGCTTACGCTCAACTCCAGCGGCAACAACCAATTCAGCTACCCGCCAAAACGACCTCCTTCCAGCAGTGGGGTGAAGCGCTGCAAACCTACGCGCGATCGCAGACGTTGCAACAAGAGCAAGCATTCTGGCTCAACCAAGCCCAACAGGCACAGCAGGATGATCTATCTCTCCCTGTCGATGATCCGAGTGGAGAGAATACGGTGGGGCGATCGCAAACCGTTACCGTGACGCTCACACCGGACGAAACTCAAACCCTGTTGCGAGATCTCCCAACTAAACACCAAGTTCAAATTCAGGAAGTTTTGCTGACTGCCCTGACGCAAACCTTGACTAATTGGACAGGACAATCTGCTCTTTGGCTTGATCTGGAAGGACACGGACGAGAAGAACTGTTTGAGGAGCTTTCTCTCTCTCGCACCGTTGGTTGGTTTACGGCAATCTTCCCCCGCTTACTACACTACAAATCACAAAATGCTCTGAGTCTGCTCAAATCGATCCAAACGCAATTGCGGCAGGTGCCTAACAACGGCATTGGCTATGGCATTCTCCGGTATCTCAGCCAAGCATCAGAGCTGCAAGCCGTTTCCCCTCCTCAAGTTTGCTTCAACTATTTGGGGCAAACGGACGCAACGTTTAACACCGCCTCTCTCTTCCGTCCAGCCCAGGAGTCTAGTGGTGCCTCACGTAGCCCACAGGGAGAGCGATCGCACCTGTTAGAAATCAACAGCATCATTGCAGATGGACAACTGCGAGTGCATTGGACGTTTAGTAACGCGATTCACCAACCCAAAACGATTGAATCTCTCACGCAGCAATTTCAGGCAAACTTGCGATCGCTCCTCTCCCTGGAGCCACAAACGCAACCAACTCCCAGCTTCTCTGCCGCCAACCTCAGCGCCTCCGACCTTCAGAAACTCATAGCTCAACTGCAATCCGGGAAGAAACGCTAA
- a CDS encoding aminotransferase class III-fold pyridoxal phosphate-dependent enzyme codes for MQTPLAKPISEFSSVLAARAAQAGLNARQQAYLENFITQYDQRHQTSKQLAQTYRSVLADARVGAGFEPLLKELVYPIVGDRAAGSRAWDADGNEYVDFLMGFGVHLLGHNPPVVQQALIERLQQGMALGLQSDLVGEVATLISDFTGMERVAFSNTGTEAVMTAIRLARAATKRQKIVLFAGSYHGHFDGTLVKRDPTVTEQTGQAVPRFPGVPAAIAQDVLVLKYGDPRSLEIIQAHADQLAAVLVEPVQKRRLDLQPQAFLQQLRRLTQDQGIALIFDEMLTGFRIHPGGAQAWFGVRADIATYGKIIGGGMPIGVIAGSAKYLDKIDGGQWQYGDDSAPQVETTYFAGTYCKHPLVMTAAKAILQHLKAEGDSLQQQLNQQTQQLSDRLNQYFTQVGIPIQMVNFGSLFGPASDDATTETSKQSAASITMILLSYHLQDQGILLFPDGSGILSTAHTDADSDRLLRAVENSVHALYQGGFLG; via the coding sequence ATGCAAACTCCTCTCGCTAAACCCATCTCTGAGTTCTCTTCTGTCTTGGCTGCCCGCGCTGCTCAGGCAGGCTTAAATGCTCGTCAGCAAGCCTATCTGGAGAACTTTATTACCCAATACGATCAGCGGCACCAAACCTCCAAACAGCTCGCCCAAACCTATCGCTCGGTTTTAGCAGATGCGCGGGTCGGGGCTGGGTTCGAGCCGTTGCTGAAAGAACTGGTGTACCCGATTGTGGGCGATCGCGCGGCTGGCTCTAGAGCCTGGGATGCCGATGGCAACGAATATGTCGATTTCCTCATGGGGTTTGGGGTGCATCTCTTGGGGCACAATCCCCCAGTGGTGCAGCAGGCGCTGATCGAACGCTTGCAGCAAGGTATGGCGTTAGGGCTGCAATCTGATCTGGTTGGAGAAGTCGCTACTTTAATCAGCGATTTCACTGGGATGGAGCGAGTCGCCTTTAGCAATACAGGCACCGAAGCGGTCATGACTGCGATCCGACTGGCCCGCGCCGCGACCAAACGCCAGAAAATTGTTTTATTTGCCGGGTCTTATCACGGTCATTTTGATGGCACCTTGGTAAAAAGAGACCCGACTGTTACGGAGCAAACAGGGCAGGCAGTTCCCCGCTTCCCCGGTGTTCCCGCTGCGATCGCCCAAGATGTCTTGGTGTTGAAATACGGAGATCCGCGATCGCTGGAAATCATCCAAGCGCATGCCGATCAGCTAGCAGCAGTTTTAGTCGAACCTGTGCAGAAACGGCGTTTAGATCTCCAACCACAAGCTTTCTTGCAACAGCTCCGCCGACTGACCCAAGACCAAGGAATTGCCCTGATCTTTGACGAAATGCTGACTGGTTTCCGGATTCATCCGGGTGGGGCACAAGCTTGGTTTGGCGTGCGGGCTGACATCGCCACCTATGGCAAAATCATCGGCGGCGGTATGCCCATCGGTGTGATTGCTGGAAGTGCGAAATACCTAGATAAAATTGACGGTGGGCAATGGCAGTATGGCGATGACTCCGCTCCCCAAGTTGAAACTACTTATTTTGCGGGCACCTACTGTAAACATCCTTTAGTGATGACAGCAGCTAAAGCAATTTTGCAACACCTCAAAGCTGAGGGAGATTCCCTGCAACAACAACTCAATCAGCAAACCCAACAATTGAGCGATCGCCTCAACCAATACTTTACTCAGGTGGGTATCCCGATTCAAATGGTGAATTTTGGTTCTCTCTTCGGCCCTGCCAGTGATGATGCTACGACCGAAACTTCTAAGCAGTCGGCAGCTTCGATCACCATGATTCTCTTGTCCTATCATCTGCAAGATCAAGGGATTCTGCTATTCCCCGATGGTAGCGGCATTCTTTCAACAGCTCATACCGATGCTGATAGCGATCGCCTTTTAAGGGCTGTCGAAAATAGTGTCCATGCTTTATACCAAGGGGGCTTCCTAGGCTAG